Proteins co-encoded in one Populus trichocarpa isolate Nisqually-1 chromosome 10, P.trichocarpa_v4.1, whole genome shotgun sequence genomic window:
- the LOC7475426 gene encoding 3-isopropylmalate dehydratase large subunit, chloroplastic: MASSTISPNSTFFITKKDPGLSAFSSSSPSPFSIPKCKKSISKKIVSVMAPQQSERRPATTGSVKTALTMTEKIFARASEKPQLIPGENVWVNVDILMTHDVCGPGSIGIFKKEFGQDAKVWDREKVVIIPDHYIFTKDERANRNVDILRDFCNEQNIKYFYDIKDLGNFKANPDYKGVCHVALAQEGHCRPGEVLLGTDSHTCTAGAFGQFATGIGNTDAGFVLGTGKLLLKVPPTLRFVMDGEMPDYLQAKDLILQIIGEISVAGATYKSMEFVGSTVESLTMEERMTLCNMVVEAGGKNGVVPADSTTFKYLEDKTTLPYEPVYSDAQARFLSEYRFDISKLEPLVAKPHSPDNRALARECRDVKIDRVYIGSCTGGKTEDFMAVAKVFLASGKKVKVPTFLVPATQKVWMDVYTLPVPGSGGKTCAQIFEEAGCDTPASPSCGACLGGPKDTHARMNEPMVCVSTTNRNFPGRMGHKEGQIYLASPYTAAASALTGFVTDPREFLQ; the protein is encoded by the exons ATGGCTTCCTCTACCATTTCTCCAAACTCCACATTCTTCATCACCAAAAAG GATCCGGGTTTGTCGgccttttcttcatcatcaccatcaccctTTTCGATCCCCAAATGCaagaaatcaatttcaaaaaaaatagtatCGGTCATGGCTCCTCAGCAATCAGAGCGCAGGCCTGCCACAACTGGCTCG GTCAAGACTGCGTTGACAATGACAGAGAAAATCTTTGCTAGAGCCTCTGAGAAGCCCCAGTTGATCCCAGGTGAGAATGTTTGGGTCAACGTTGATATCTTGATGACCCATGATGTTTGTGGCCCTGGTTCTATTGGGATCTTCAAGAAAGAGTTTGGACAGGATGCTAAG GTTTGGGATCGTGAAAAGGTTGTCATTATACCAGATCATTATATATTCACTAAAGACGAACGTGCAAATCGCAATGTGGATATATTGAGAGATTTCTGCAATGAACAAAATATAAAGTACTTCTATGATATCAAGGATCTTGGTAACTTCAAG GCTAACCCCGACTACAAAGGTGTATGCCATGTTGCACTTGCCCAAGAAGGTCATTGCAGGCCTGGAGAG GTCCTGTTAGGAACAGACTCACACACATGTACTGCTGGAGCATTTGGCCAATTTGCAACTGGAATTGGCAACACTGATGCTGGTTTTGTATTAGGCACTGGGAAGCTCCTGCTCAAG GTGCCCCCAACTCTGAGATTTGTAATGGATGGTGAAATGCCTGATTATTTGCAAGCGAAGGACTTGATTTTGCAA ATTATTGGTGAAATATCTGTTGCTGGTGCCACATATAAATCGATGGAGTTTGTTGGCTCAACTGTTGAAAGTTTAACT ATGGAAGAGCGGATGACATTATGCAACATGGTTGTTGAAGCTGGGGGAAAGAATGGTGTTGTCCCTGCTGATAGCACTACATTCAAGTACCTTGAG GATAAAACGACTCTGCCATATGAACCAGTTTATAGTGATGCGCAAGCAAG ATTTCTTTCAGAGTACAGATTCGATATCTCAAAATTGGAGCCATTGGTTGCAAAG CCTCATTCTCCTGACAATCGTGCTTTAGCAAGAGAATGCAGAGATGTCAAAATTGACAGAGTATATATCGGATCTTGTACTGGTGGAAAAACAGAGGATTTTATGGCTGTAGCCAAAGTCTTTCTAGCTTCT GGTAAAAAGGTCAAAGTTCCCACATTCCTTGTCCCTGCTACCCAAAAG GTTTGGATGGACGTATACACTCTCCCAGTACCAGGATCTGGTGGCAAGACTTGCGCCCAGATTTTTGAAGAAGCTGGGTGTGACACGCCTGCAAGTCCTAGCTGTGGTGCCTGTTTGGGAGGCCCTAAAGACACTCATGCTCGCATGAATGAGCCTATg GTCTGCGTCTCGACAACAAATAGGAACTTCCCTGGCCGTATGGGACACAAGGAAGGCCAGATATATCTTGCCTCTCCTTACACTGCCGCAGCATCTGCTTTGACTGGTTTTGTCACTGATCCAAGGGAGTTCTTGCAGTAG
- the LOC7475425 gene encoding auxin-responsive protein IAA13, which yields MMEGCLGLLGGGGSSGASTNKSTLSKVEVIEAEASSYPVEAELELGLGLSLGSGGGGKGKANAWGECGRILTAKDFPSVVSQPQRPNNNNSMPSTCVVGAVSGTKRAADSVSHEGGSPTAGSQVVGWPPIRAYRMNSLVSQAKAARAEEEKGIGEKDKSKENLKKKICNGNKTNATGNEKGHLGFVKVNMDGVPIGRKVDLNAHACYETLAQALEEMFFRSTTTINSIGGQKPLSKFSKLLDGSSEFVLTYEDKEGDWMLVGDVPWGMFLTSVKRLRIMRTSEANGLAPRLQDRNEKQRSKPV from the exons ATGATGGAAGGCTGTCTTGGTTTACTTGGTGGCGGTGGTTCTTCTGGAGCCTCCACGAATAAGTCCACACTGTCAAAAGTGGAGGTGATCGAGGCTGAGGCAAGTTCATATCCAGTGGAAGCTGAGCTAGAGTTGGGTCTGGGGCTGAGTCTTGGTAGTGGTGGAGGAGGAAAGGGTAAGGCAAATGCATGGGGTGAGTGTGGTAGAATCTTGACTGCCAAGGACTTTCCTTCGGTGGTCTCTCAGCCTCAAAGgcccaacaacaacaactctATGCCTTCTACCTGTGTTGTTGGTGCTGTTTCTGGGACTAAGAGAGCTGCTGACTCTGTCTCCCATGAGGGTGGATCCCCTACTGCTGGCAG TCAGGTTGTGGGGTGGCCTCCTATAAGGGCTTATCGGATGAATAGCTTGGTGAGCCAAGCAAAGGCTGCGAGagctgaagaagaaaagggaattgGTGAGAAGGATAAATCTAaggagaatttgaagaagaaaatctgtAATGGTAACAAGACCAATGCTACTGGTAATGAAAAGGGGCATCTTGGATTTGTCAAGGTGAATATGGATGGAGTTCCAATTGGAAGGAAGGTAGATTTGAATGCCCATGCTTGTTATGAAACATTAGCCCAGGCATTAGAGGAAATGTTCTTCAGGTCCACCACCACTATCAATTCCATCG GTGGACAGAAGCCACTATCAAAGTTCTCTAAGCTATTGGATGGGTCGTCTGAGTTTGTGCTCACTTATGAAGATAAAGAGGGAGACTGGATGCTCGTGGGAGATGTTCCTTGGGG gATGTTCCTCACCTCTGTAAAAAGGCTTCGAATCATGAGGACCTCAGAGGCCAATGGACTTG CTCCAAGACTCCAGGATAGGAATGAGAAACAAAGAAGCAAGCCTGTTTAG
- the LOC7459993 gene encoding uncharacterized protein LOC7459993, translated as MSHMILSPFQLLELNVISAQDLVKVSRKMKTYAVAWVHPDRRLSTRVDSEGCNNPTWNDKFVFRVDDRFLHGDTSAVMIEIYALHWFRDIHIGTVRVIVGNLIPPPRPHHHNQFQLGMRFVALQVRRPSGRPQGILNIGVALLDSSMRSMPLYSQISVSAVGYRQLMGEGELNHHKDDSDDKSSGIHSNSFLLPWLPKPELRRTKSDSSSMFGSIVMAKRKMIMKGKGSSMISGSEVEERKMLNKGRSKASSLTGGSEIVKEDENGAFGKASLTSESLTKTDTKSTELDHILKPSPKFTGLDLGSPCNNNFRYATPKKANFVSKPVITESQLGPSASEVAAVIARNKHRRVEETESEIIGEMSLDGSMEALQSKLERWRTELPPAYDASNISSFPTSGTSKGGKVVKRHNHKHTDDDGTFSCFGRFCGLECSIVCGGPPRRKTTRQGIRSHSMDNLRYSV; from the coding sequence ATGTCTCATATGATCCTGTCACCCTTTCAACTATTGGAACTCAATGTTATTTCTGCACAAGATCTCGTCAAGGTCTCGCGAAAGATGAAAACCTATGCAGTTGCATGGGTTCACCCTGACCGGAGACTTTCGACAAGAGTCGACTCTGAAGGATGCAACAATCCCACCTGGAATGACAAGTTTGTTTTCCGCGTTGATGACAGGTTCCTCCATGGTGACACCTCCGCTGTCATGATTGAAATCTACGCCCTACATTGGTTCCGTGACATTCATATTGGCACCGTCCGTGTTATTGTTGGGAACCTGATTCCCCCGCCTCGTCCTCACCATCACAACCAGTTTCAGCTTGGCATGCGCTTTGTTGCCCTCCAGGTCCGCCGACCATCAGGACGCCCCCAGGGGATTCTTAACATTGGCGTGGCGCTTCTTGATAGCTCAATGCGAAGCATGCCATTGTATTCCCAGATAAGCGTATCCGCCGTTGGGTATCGTCAGCTTATGGGTGAAGGGGAGTTGAATCATCATAAAGATGATTCTGATGATAAAAGTAGTGGTATTCATTCCAATTCCTTCTTGCTTCCTTGGCTTCCAAAACCTGAATTAAGACGTACGAAGAGTGATTCCAGTTCCATGTTCGGGTCAATCGTGATGGCAAAGAGAAAAATGATAATGAAAGGGAAGGGTAGTTCCATGATTAGTGGCTCAGAAGTAGAGGAGAGGAAGATGCTCAATAAAGGGAGATCAAAAGCTAGTTCCTTGACAGGTGGCTCGGAGATTGTCAAGGAGGACGAAAATGGGGCATTTGGAAAAGCCTCGTTGACCTCTGAATCACTGACAAAAACAGATACCAAATCAACCGAATTGGATCACATTCTGAAACCCTCGCCAAAATTTACGGGGTTGGATCTTGGTTCTCCATGCAACAACAACTTCAGGTATGCAACTCCGAAAAAGGCAAATTTTGTGAGTAAGCCAGTTATTACCGAATCACAATTGGGGCCATCAGCATCAGAGGTGGCGGCAGTAATTGCAAGAAACAAACATCGTCGCGTGGAAGAGACAGAGAGCGAGATAATTGGCGAAATGAGCTTGGATGGAAGCATGGAGGCTCTTCAATCTAAACTGGAAAGATGGAGGACAGAGCTTCCTCCAGCTTATGATGCCAGTAATATCTCAAGTTTTCCTACTAGTGGCACTTCTAAAGGAGGCAAAGTTGTTAAACGACACAACCACAAGCACACGGATGATGATGGCACGTTTTCTTGCTTCGGTAGATTTTGCGGTTTAGAGTGTTCAATTGTATGTGGCGGCCCTCCCAGGAGGAAAACGACCAGGCAGGGGATTCGGAGCCATTCCATGGATAATTTGAGGTACAGTGTTTAA